Part of the Musa acuminata AAA Group cultivar baxijiao chromosome BXJ2-7, Cavendish_Baxijiao_AAA, whole genome shotgun sequence genome is shown below.
CCGTGAACTGGGGACTGCAAACCTCAAAGAGAGAAAGAGCATTCAAATCATCTTGATCTGAGAAGTATTCAATCTACTCCATCTCAAATTAGCCAACAGATAACAAAGGAGCTTCAGCGTTGGGTCTGATGCTTCCTCCAGTGTTTTACCTGATGCACAAAAAACATCAGTTGATGGCTGGTTGGGATCTGAGGACTGAAGGAGAGCAACCTAAACCTCTTGAAGAGCATCTACtttgtagcagcagcagcagcagcttgtgAGTCATGCAAAGCAAAACCAACACCTGAATGGATGTGTGGTTGGAGTGTAGCTAGAATTAACCAAGAGTTTGGTTGGATGGGGCTATGAATGATAGACCAGTGGACAATTTGGTTGCTGGACCAACTTGTCACCTAGTTCTTCTGTAAGTTTCTGTAGTCAGAGGAGTTTGGAACACAGGAACAAAGATAAACCACAAAGCTTCAATCTGGAGCTTCTGCCTTGGTAAAATCCTTCTTATCATCTTGGTTGCCAGAGTGATTGATGCAGAAGGATTTGGGACTTTGAGTTGTTCTTGTCATGACACCCTCATCACTTCTACATTTCTGGAGAGAAGAGTCAAGGCTTGTTGGTTCTCTGTCAGTGGTGTGAGATGTTTAATGGTCCCTTCTTTTCATAAGCCTTTGGATTTACTCAATGCCATGGATGCTGAGAGCATTGGCAATCCAACTCTTCCATGACCTAAAGAAGCAATCCAATGTAACTCCAAAACCAGAGCCAGTCAAAAACACTGAAAGTGACAAAGGTATTCACAACTTCTATACCCCAAGGATGCTATACTTGCAAAGGCTGTCACCAACTCCAGACAAAATCTATACAGCTTTCCATTGTAAGAAGAACCCTCACATGAAGAAGTAGCTTACTGAGTCATCCCCCGCTTTGTTTGTTAGGGATCACAAGCATGTTAACTAAACTACCTATCTCTTCATGAAGACACATGTGACAGACATAGCCATCAAACAGCTGTAATGTGAGATATCATCATCAAGTCTTCTTCCTTGCAAGCCTTTTGCAGCCTTTTGTTCTCCTCTTTTGCATCACTCAGCTGCCACCAGCAATGCAGGAACTCTGTGATCTCAAGGTTCAGATCAACGGGCAGCACATCTTCCTCCTCCATCGGGTATTCTTTACCGAATTCACATATGTTAGTGTCTCTTTTCTGGTTATCTGAGTCTTTGATAGCTCTACTTTGTTGCAGAGGATCCTCTGTTCGTTCTCAGGTAGATTGAAGAAGATggtgaagcaggagaagaggagaaGCCACGCAAAGGGCTCAGGACTCAAGATGATGGAGTTCCCAGGAGGCCCATATGGCTTTGAGCTGGTGGCGAGGTTCTGCTACAACAATGGTAGCATTGTCATTAGCCCATCCAACATCTGCCTCCTCCACTGCTCCGCCATTCTTCTCGAAATGACGGAAAAGGTGTCTACCTGCAACCTCTTGAGGCAGACAGAGGGCTTCTTGGATGGGCTGTTGCACTGGACATGGAATGACATCCTGACGGCCTTGAAGAGTTGCGAGGTCTTCTTCTCAGCTGCAGACTCCTGCGGCCTGCTGCAAAAGCTCGTCTCCTCTCTCGTAGCAAAGATGTCAGCCAATTCAGAACAGCCGATCCTATCCGCAACACCATTTCcttcctcttcgtcttcttcctcctcgcctGACACCTATGGTTTCAGGTGCTCCTCATTTACCAAGACACCTGAGCCCATGAAGCCTTGCTCCAATTCCGATTGGTGGTTCGATGACCTCACCGTCTTCGCTCCGAACACCATAGAAAAGATCATGAAGACTCTTGGAGCTTACGGTACTGATAACAGGAACCTCGTCCTCACCAGGTTTCTTCTGCATTACCTCAAGACAGCCGTTCGAAAGCCGTGCTCAAGTGGGGGAAGCGGCAATCTCGGTTACTGTAAGGAAGAGTACGGCGGCCTTTCAGACACCGCAGTTCACGGAGTGGTACTGATGCAAAGAACGGCCTTTTCTTGCCGGGGGCTCTTCTGGGTGCTAAGGGTGGTCTCAGACCTGGGTATCAGCAAGGAATGCAGGCATAAGCTGGAGAGGCCAATCGGGCTGATGCTTGACCAGGCCACACTGGATGATCTCCTGGTGTCAGGCCATGATGGTGCTGCCTACGATGTGAATCTGGTGCTGAGGTTGGTCAGAACGTTTATAAGCACCGAGGAGGATGGTGTCGCCATgcagaggatgaagaaggttggGAGATTGATCGACAAGTACCTAGGAGAGATCTCCCCTGACCAGAGCTTGCAGATATCAAAGTTCTTGGAGGTAGCCGAGAGCCTACCAGATTCAGCCAGAGACTGCTTTGACGGGATCTACAGAGCCTTAGAGATCTATCTTGAGGTAAGACCTCGAAGCTAccgttcttctctttctcttgatTGCTTGCATAACTTCTCATGTGCATGTAAACATGTGAAACAATCATGTGTGCATGATTGGTGTGAGGTAGAAGATTAGTGCTTTTGACAAGCTGATGCAAAAGGGGTTCTCGACTTCCCAgccatcggcttcctcctcttttTGCCTGAATTGACATGCCAAACGTGTCTGCCTCCTCTGTGATGCGTCTCTGTAGCAATCACTGTTGGGTGGCGCATGAAGCGGCACAAGCGGGATGTCATTCGAATTCCACACTCCAAGATCGTGTCTTTAGATCCTCATCCTCTCCTTTCTCTCTCTAACCCTCGTAAAAACCGTTCCTTTTCATCTCGAGAATCTTTCGTCGTACCATAGTACGAATCATGTTCGCTTACCATTTGTTTCCATTCAATGATGAGTTCTGCTTCAAACACGACTCATGCAACGACTACCCGTTCATGATCTATCATCGCCTTCTTCCTGTCGAATTCGATGTGGTTATGGCTAAGCCACCGTTGCTATATGAATGCCAGTCACACCCAACACTATCCACCGAGGAGAGAACGAGGCTGTGTCGATGCCTCAACTACGAGAAGCTCACTCTCGAGGCCTGCAAAGACCTCGCCAAGAACAGGAGGATTCCGCCGGGAGTCGCAGTGCAAGCGCTGGCCTCGCAGCAATCCGAGATGCAGATCCGAAGCTTCATGGCGGAGGCGTCGCAGACGCCAAGGAGAGTCGCTCGCACCACCGCGACGGCCGCTGAGGGGGTCTCTCTGGAGTTGTTGGACGAGGAGCAGCAGCTCAGGCTCAACCTGCAAAGAATGCAGTGCAGGGTGAAGGAACTGGAGAAGGTGTGCAAGAACATGAAGGGTCAAATGGCGAAGATGGCGAAGGGCAAGTCCACGAGCCATGGCAGCAGAGGAATGCCAAGGCTCTGCTGACTTGCTGCGCTCATAACCACCTTCTTCCTATGAAGGTATCAATGTAGAGCAACAAGTTCTTCTCTTTTCCCTTCTGTATAAGAGCAGTTTGTAAGAGTTGTGTATGTCTATTGTGAGCTTCATTTTGTTTGTCTTATAATTGATTGTTATTTGATTTGGTTTCAGCTAAGATTTACATTGTAACATTTGTTTGTGAGATCAGCTGAACACCAATGGAGGAGTTTGTAAAGCTTTCACTATATAGAACTGATGAGAATTTATTTAAATCCCCTTTTCTTTCTTGTAAGTTCCTCATGATTCAGCTCATAGCAAAATATTAAGCATGCAATTGTAGAATAAATGGCATTATAAAGCTTCTATATAATTCTATGTGTGTAGAATTATATATAGCAAAAACCACAAAAATCTATAATGATAGCTTTCAATTCAGAGCTTTGCCATGTGTTAATTGTAAATGGATTCAGCTAAAACAGTTCATTTCATCCATTCTGAAAACTCAAAACTGTTCTCAGCATCTGATTCAATCATTAATCTTTGACTAGAGTCTCCCCTTGTTTTTGTTCTACTTGCAACCAAGGCAAGAGACTGATGAGATGCTCAACACTGTTCATCTCAAATATAACCAGAAATAATCTTTGACAACTCATATTTTACAATATGAAAAATCAAGGACAAGAAGATGTTGATGATGAGCTGCTTAACACCATCAGAATGAACTGCAGTCACAGTTTGTTTCAATTTCAGATGCATGTGCAGTTTCCTTGAGACATCATTATCAGGAGACATTCTTTGCTGAAACAAAAGTTGATTCAGTATTACAAACATCTCAGGACAGCACATTTTTGACAGCATCACATGACCAAGAAGCAAAGAGGTAACAGATGCAGCAGAGAGAAAAATGACATTTGGTATACAGTATGTATGTTTCCATGGGACCACTGGTTTGCACCAAAAGAAGCAGCATTTGAAAGTAGTTGCATCCACCAAGCAACAAGCTTATTCTCTAATCAGAAAATAAATCCGATCTTTCTGATATTTGGCACAAAACCTTGTGCTGCCATGGCCTCAGCATCATCTTGTTTCTTTGACTGCAACAAAAAACCAATTGTTAGAACCTGACTGTACAGGTCTATCAGGCCAGCATTTCAAACCAAACTGATTCGATCAGCGTGACCTGATATGTTTAAATCCAAATTACTAATAACTAGTCTGTTCAAGATTGTAGGTAGCACAACCATGATAGTTTCCTATTAGCTCCAAAAGAAGAATGCTAACTGATAcaaagatcaaataataaatcaCCTAACAACAGCATCAAGATGTCTGATGTCTAAAGCCATCTTTTGTCTGCACACTGCAACTAGGTTACCATTATGGCTATTACCTGACAACTTTTTGGCCATGGATGACTGTAAATTCTGGGAATAAGAAAATAGATGTGACTGCCTAAATAAAAATATCCATaaattagttattgatactaataTATCCAGTCAGTACAAACTTAAGTGTTACAGTAGTGGACAAATTGTCTACTGGAGGCTGAAGTCAAATTTTAGAGCCTAAATGATGTTTAAAGGCCACGTTACTGTCCAAGATAGTTCTGTATGCAACCATATGCATCTGCAGAAGCCTAGAACTTAGCACCATTCTGGTGTGGATAAATCCAACAGTTGCTACAGAGCAGATCTGGTTCAAAGCACTATGATTCATGAGCCATGGAGGTTGAAGTATCTCAAATTATCTGCTTTCTCAGGATTTACCTACATTTTGAACCACAATCATGGCCTACAGTGTAACACTCTGCTTAAAAGAAGATTCTACTTAATTCAGTATCACATTATTGTAATAGGTAACCAATTGAAATGCAAATTTGAGGTTTTGCTAGGttgaaaagaaaagagaagcaaAACAACTACAATCATTTACTTTGAAGATAATGTAGATATCATAGATGTCAAAACTCAAAAGGCAGATGGGATGGTAATATGAACCATGAAGACAAACAATTCTTCACTGATGCAATTTCGGATAAACATTAAGAGGCCATAATAATCTTGTAATCACTATATCAACATGTAGGCTAATTGGAGTTTTGTAACGATGAATCCTTTGGAAGTACATCAAGGTTCTTCTTTTCTTCATGGCCACAATGGCTAGCAGAGTATTTCTTGTAGCAACAAGAGCACCAAAATGACATTAATGAGGAATGTATGGCAGGCAAATGAAGGGCAATTAACTGTTTAGAATCCTCATGATCTGGAAAGCAAGTGACAGGGTAAGTACTTGCTAATGAAGGAGTTTTATATTTTCCTGAGCAATCTGCTTGACCTGAATAATCTCCAGCAACAAGAACAAAGTCATGCTACTGAGCTGAGCTGACTACAAGTAAAATTTCCTAAATTCTTATGGAGCTTCCACAACAAGTGCTGAAGATTTATGTCAGTTGTAGCTGTACACGAGTCACAGGATTACCGCATCAGATACATACAAGTTCTTGATTAGAGAGCCTGCTTGACTACCAAGTGTTCTGTTGTTCTCCAAACATTTGGTAAACACTTGCAGGGACATAGAATTCAGCAATTGGAGATCAATTAAAACAGACTTTTCTCTGATGCAACAGCATGATAAAAGGTTTGGTTAATCAGTCACAGGATTACCGCATCAGATACATACAAGTTCTTGATTAGAGAGCCTGCTTGACTACCAAGTGTTCTGTTGTTCTCCAAACATTTGGTAAACACTTGCAGGGACATAGAATTCAGCAATTGGAGATCAATTAAAACAGACTTTTCAAAGATGCAACAGCATGATAAAAGGTTTGATTAATCAGTTCATGTGATACCACAATTAGGCAACTGGTTATCAAGGAGGAAAAGAAATGTTGAGAAAATAGAACTGTACACAAATCAACAAGCTAGACCTGTCAAGACAGAAGCACTAATAACCTTTGAGGTCCTACAAATATTTCGCTCAAGAAACTAACCAGTCCAAACCAAACAACAGGTGTGACATCCACTCCAGCAAGAGGAGGCATCACCTTCCTTGTTATGCTGAGAAATGGTTCTGTAGGAGCATAAGCGACAACATAAGGAAATTGCTTCACCAGGAGCTTGGGGTACCAAGACATGACAATCCTTAGAATGAATAAGAACCCAAAATGCCGAGAGCAAAGGGCCTGTGACTGTGATAGCAAGTTTTGCTGTGGCAGGGTCAATATCTGATATTAAGCCCTATAGGTAATCTGATAAAGCTGCATGTAAGTACTGGGCAACAACTGGTAAAGAAGGTGGACTTCATCTTGATGGATCATATAGCATATCTGAAGCAACTGTGAGTGCTGATCATTGTGACATTGAGCATGCGATGGACGCTGAATCTGCTGGCAGTATGATGTAGTATGCCTCGTTTAATGCTTATGATGGGCACCTGTTAAGAATCTGCATCAGCAATTTGGCAGCCCCATTATTGGAAAAATATAAATACACTGGATAAATAAAAATGCATGACaggataaatttaaatataaatacacTGGCACCTACACAGAAGTCTGAATGACAATAGAACAAAATCTAGAGCAACAGTTAAATACCTTCATGTAAATTTGTATAAGCATTAACATGGCCTTTCACATGCAAGCCGGATTAGGTTTGATACATAAGACTGAATTTAATAAGGGGAAAGGCATTGCACAAACAGTGACTGGAAACCGAGGAAAATGAAAAGAGATGGATTTTGGATTCAAACTCATAACCAGTTCagacatcatgacaaaggttttGATTCAGTAACCAGTAATCCCAGAAACTTTAAACTGTTAGGAAAGGGTCCAATACAATTATAAGCTTCAAAATCCAAATTCACACAACCCTAACAAATTCTTCTTCCAAGAAAATGTAAGAATctgaaacatcttcttctccggtTAGCCTAATATTAAACCACAAAGAAAGTTCAGCTCAGCAGTTGAGCTTTACTCCTACTCCGATAGGTAAATTTCCCAGATTTACTACAGATGTGTGACCTACAGCTTGAATTTGCacaaaaataaaatgcaaactcatCCACCAACCAGTGCAATCAAGAATGCCCGGAAACCCAGAGTCTCTTAAACCTATTccttatccaaaaaaaaaaaaagggattttgCAGCCTGGAGGAACTAGAAAATATGATTCAGAAGAGTCTTACCGGACCGACATTTCCACGAAAATTTCCTTCACACAAGCAGAAGTCCAAGTCAGTAGCTGAGAGATGTGTGCAATAAAGGTGGGATTTTGTTGGTAGTCCAACTTAGCCTTGTAAGATTCCTTCTCAAACTCACTCATTTTGGGTGAACCTTGGAATTGTGCTTTAGTTGCGATGGACTCCCAAAGGTGAGCTATTATACAAACGAAGCAAAGCAAAAACTATATATAGATGGGTTGGGCCGGGACTTATATGTAAATTCTGAAGCATGCATACGTAAAATAGACAAAATCTCAGGGGCTTATCTGCAACTAACCCTATCGATTCTGTGGCCACGCGTACGTTGTACGCGTGCGTTCCGTTCACGCGCAATGACTCGATCTGCTTGAATGCCTTCTCGCGTGGTCCCACCACTTCAGCAGCGCCTAACAGCCTCGCGTAAGGAAAGCGCGTGCAAGATAACGCTTGTCATCCTTATTTTAATCTCCTCGTAGACAACCGGCGAATGGAAAGCCAATTCCTGTGACCCCCTCCTCTTCTTCGTATATATTTCTTCGTCTTTTCTTGCCTTCGCTTCTAAGCGAGGCTCCATCGGCCGCGTTCTGCGCCCCAGATCTCTCTGCCGGTCTCCATCCCCGAAAATTGAGTACATGGATGAAGCGGCCGTGAGGGTAATCGATTCCGTCTCCGCCCTTCTTCCGCTCTTTCCTTCTTTTCCCTAATCCCTCGTCACTTGGTCTTGTAATTTGACCGATCCCTCGTTCCTTGGTGTCTGTCTGGATtttggtcgtcgtcgtcgtcttcttgTTCTTGGGGGGTTCAGTTGTTGTCGCGGCGGCCCCACCGATGCCGGGAATCGCGACGCGAGAAGCTTGTGTCTTGGTGTCTTGCTTGAGGCTGTATTTGTGGGTGGCGATTGGAACTCGGAATCTTAGGAATTGAACTTCCGGTTGCTATTTGATTTAGGAAAGATGACTTTTTTTCTTGGTTTACCCTAATATTGTCTCATCTTTTATCCTTTTTCGATGTGTTGCGACGCTTTTGGTGTGAAATGATGTTGCTTGAATGTCTTATGGGGTGGGAACGGAACAATAAAGTCATTAATATGTAGGGAAATCGATCCATAATTCGACTACTCGGTTAACTAGGAAGTGATTCTTGTATTAAAGGCAGCCTTAGGACTCTTGTTTGGTACTGGTATTTGTGCCGAGAGAACTGGATGATGTTTCTTGTACTTTTATTTGAGGACCCAGTCAAGTGTCGTCGACTTGACTTTATTGTCTATCCCTTGTtgttaattttctttttctagttACAAAAACATTCATTTTCGTCATTTGCAGTTGTTTTCCGTTGAGGTCTTCTGTTCATTGTGATGCTTTGTAAGggtacatatatatttttattaatgttTGGGTTACTTCTGTAAGGCACTCACTATTTAGGTGCAATGGCAATGAATTGTTGCAGGTTTTGGAGATTGGATTAGGTTTGCAGTTCTATTACCTGATGTATATTTCCAGGCTATTGCAAGTAAAGGTTGACTGTCTGTGCTTGTTTGAGCTTTGAACTTTTCAGGTTTCCAGAAGTATCATCTTGGAAACTTGAACATCATGGCCAAAACATTCACATTGTTCTTAGCATTGAGCATGCAGAAACAGATTCGGGTGAGAAATGCTGATTGCAATCCCCAAAAATGAAGTAATTTCACCATACTTATATAGACCACAATAAGCCCTAAGGTTCGAAGCATTTGGGATTGGCTGCATGGATCTGTTCAAGTCATTGCGCTCAACTAGCAAAGCTTTGAAACTCTATCTGAGCCTACAACTATTTCTAGGATCCACTCATCTATGACAATTTAGTTATCTGGCATTATTTGAGCTATGTGACCCTGGTGTTTATGCATTAGAAAATTCAGTGTACTATTTGAGATCATGTCTTTTAAAGCTGAAATCTATAACTAACAAACACATAAGTTGGGTAAAACATATGAGGGTTTCTATAAATGAATGCAGTGCAGATGTCTAGTTGAATTTCCTTAAGATAGACAGTATTTCTGTAAATGGTTTCATGAAGTAAAAAAGACATGCCGATGCACGAGGCCACAATTATGGAGCATGGGTAGGGTCAGATGTAGCCAGTCTCATCCTCCTAACCGAGTTAATAATGCAGCTGATTTTACCATAGTTGATTGTCTTCAGGTACTGTTTCATTTGCTTGTTACTTTGTTACCTTATTTGTGTCCCTGTGATGATTATTGCGTCCCATAGGTGAACTTGTCAGTTCTTGTTTTTTCTAGATGTTGCACAAATCCAGGGAAAGTTCATGTTGTTGGTCCATGGTTGTGTGAGCTTAAGTCCTACAACATGGTAAATTTTTCTTCACATCATTGGCCTTTAGTTTCATACAAGTCCCTTTTTCCCCAAATTTTGACTTGGGTGATATTGTGTCAGCTCTAAACGGTTGACAAAGACTATTAAATGACGTAAAATTTGACAAATTGTCCGTGGTGTGTCCCTTTATTTTTTTTGAGGTTGTGCTCCACAACATATCCCATATCAGTGGAAAAATGTTGGTTGATCCATTGATGACAGATACCAAACTCTGTTACTTGTTAAATTTCTGGAATAGTTCAAGCGAcaacttttatttatatttttatgttcATCCTTTCGAAACCATTCTTAAATCTTAACATTTTTTGCTTAATGATATTCTCATAGGAATTTTTAGGATACTCTTGGTGGTAAAACTGCTAAACTTGGATGGTTTCATAGACTTTCCATACAGCTGTTGATTCTTCATTTTCGTTGTTTGTTCCACCTATTAATTATAGTGCCCAGCAAGTGCAGAGATAGCAGATTAACAATCTCCTTATTGTGATTTCCTTCTATGCCAAATTAGTAGACAGTTACAAGTTGAGGTACATATGATGTAGAAAATTGATTTTCCAAAGGTTAACAGTATAGGTTGTCATCCAAGACAATGTTTTCCTGATAtatctcttttcctttttttatgaaatagttttttcAAGAGCTGATGTATTTGGTATCTCAAAATCTGATTCTTAATCCATGACCATATGTAGGAAGAGAACTCTGTTTCATTAATGTTGGAGGATCACAAGACCACATGCTGGGGATGTGGATTACACCTTGTTCTTGAATCTTATTCACCAATATTCAAATGTGGATGGTGTGGAGCAATAACAGATCAATGCAAAACTTTGAGGAAACCCGATAGCACGTGGTTTTCTTGGTGGAGATGTGTACGAGACCGCCTTTTTGTTACTATTCTAATTTTCTTCATGCTATTTGTGATATGTAAGCTGCAAACCTATCTTTTGTACCTTCATTGTTCTGATCGGGAAcatataattactttctgcatttcTTGAGTGCCAAGATAAAGTTACATTTGAGAGCGTTTAACGATTTTCCTGTTATCTCTACCGATAACAGGTACTGGTGTTTGGGCAGTCTACCCAGCTGTTTTCTCAATCAGCAAGTTCTGTGGAATCTTTCATTGCCTGTTAACATCTGTATTGTCTATTATTACCGTCTCCAGTTTCTGCTTAGCAGCCTTTCGTTCTGCTGGGGCACCAGCAAACATACCATGGGGAAGCTACCCAATTGTGGAGAAAGATGGCCTGGAAAACTACACATATTGTGCTTATTGTTCTAAGCCAAAGCCGCCAAGGGCACACCACTGCCGTTCCTGTAGAATGTGTGTTTTGGATATGGATCATCATTGTCCATTTGTAAGTGCCAAATGAATGTAACTTactcttctttcattttatttttcctttgaaATAAAGTTTTATGGATATGGGTCCATCACTGCCCATTTGTAGGTACCAAACTGATATGACTTGCTATTCTTTCATCTTTTCTTAATCATTGAATTCTGATGAACTAGTGGAATCAAGTGTAGTTATACCACGTGTAGATGGAATTTATATACCATCTTCAACGAACTTGTTCATATCTCATTAACTTCTATATTACATGCTTTTCATTATGGCGGGATAGTGCCATGATTTGTATTTTAGCCTGTTGATCAAAACTTCTGTCTTACCTGCTAAGTTGGCTGCTTTTATGGCCGATCTTAGTCAGACACAATCTTTTAAGATATGTTTAGTTTGGTTAAGTGTTTCAAGCATAGGTTCATGCTGGCAGTATTTTGAAAAAAGCTGGAAATGGGTCTCCATAGCTAAGCAACATCTTGTTAGTTAGTGCTTAAAGGGTCCCCAAAAGTAGGCCAAGTCAAAATTTGTGAGATACTGCAAAATTCTCTTTTTGGAGTGGTACAGGTTGGGCAAATATCCTGAGATGTGTCTTGTAAGGGCATTctgaaatttttcaaaaaggctATTTAAGAAAGTAATGCATCTTAGTTAGGAGATAATCATCAAATATATTCTCCAGCTCAGGAAAATGTTGTGAAGATGTCagctaaagaaaaataaaatctagtTATTTGCTTAATTTGAAGAAATGTATATAGATTTCTGCTCATTGAACTATAAAGTGCAGTAGCTGTTTACCTTAAAgttgaaattatggttatattctTGGGTACATCAAAGATTGTATCCTATGGTGGAAAATTATGAAGAATTTGTTTCCCCAATGTTGATTTCTGGGTAGAGATCTGGTAGCTTATTTAGATAAGTTGCAGATATATCATGCATGGAATACAGTGACATGCTTCAAAGTAGTTATTATAAGAGTAGTGTGACCTCTCTGTTGTGTTTGGACACCACTATTTGGACACATGTTTGGTTTTGTACTTCATGATTTGACCCTAATATTCTCTCAAACATCAGATTACTATAGTGAAAACTGCTAACGTATTGGGGTAAGATGGTAAGGATTAAATTTTGGTGTATTAATTCATCGATTGGATGTAGTCTTGTGTTCTACTGAAAAGAAAAGGAGATCTAACTTAAGTGTGCTTATTTTATGAGATCAAAAGGTGCTTCAATGTACTTCTTAGAACCGATGAAGAAGTAGCAGTTTTAACAGTCTCCATATTGTTGATACCCTCTTCAGCTGTATTTTTTTGATCATTAGTCATCTGTCTTGTGGGATTGTGATGTTGACATTTTTGTTGGCAATTGCAATGACAAGATAGATTGAGCTTGCAAGGGCAAGAGATCAAGTTGATTTACATTAACTATAGTGATTGGGTTTCTTGCCAGGCTACGATTGCTCTTTGAGGCCCTGGACAAAAGTGTCAAACTATGACGATAAAGAGAGGACATGATGAAGCCACCTCGCTTTAGTTTTTTAATTATAAAGAAATCATGGAAAAGAAACCAACGAGGTGTATCGTTTAGAATAAAGAAGCAGATATTGAGAAACACAATGCTGACTCTGGTGCTTCTCTGATGTTTTACATGCCGTGTAATGTGTGGTGGGATGCACCGAAATAGTAAAATATGGCAGGACACTTTAAAATAATCAACAGCCATGTACTGGAACATGCTTGATTGAGCGGTACTTGGTCTGCGTTGTTTCTTGATGTTCACCTCAGGTATATATTTTTACGTGGGCAGTGTATTCTAAATATCAGGAAGGCCCATGGCATCAGCCTCTGACCTTCTTTGCTGTTGGGAGGGGTGCTGGTCTCTTATTTATTCATGCAAGAGAGTGATACCATAATTTGTCATATAACTCGAGTATATGTTCTGGTCCTAGTAAATTGTAAGAGATACCGCACTTTATTGCATAAAAAATTGAACTCATCTAGGATGCTTAAATTCTAACATCTTTTTGTTGTCGAAAGTTCAAAAAGTAATCATTCTACCCTTTCATGTGTTCTTGATATTACTTCAAATTCATATGGAATTATTATTGGAGAAGGATCACACGCTGACATCTTTGATGGTTT
Proteins encoded:
- the LOC135581811 gene encoding BTB/POZ domain-containing protein At3g19850-like isoform X1; the protein is MQELCDLKVQINGQHIFLLHRRILCSFSGRLKKMVKQEKRRSHAKGSGLKMMEFPGGPYGFELVARFCYNNGSIVISPSNICLLHCSAILLEMTEKVSTCNLLRQTEGFLDGLLHWTWNDILTALKSCEVFFSAADSCGLLQKLVSSLVAKMSANSEQPILSATPFPSSSSSSSSPDTYGFRCSSFTKTPEPMKPCSNSDWWFDDLTVFAPNTIEKIMKTLGAYGTDNRNLVLTRFLLHYLKTAVRKPCSSGGSGNLGYCKEEYGGLSDTAVHGVVLMQRTAFSCRGLFWVLRVVSDLGISKECRHKLERPIGLMLDQATLDDLLVSGHDGAAYDVNLVLRLVRTFISTEEDGVAMQRMKKVGRLIDKYLGEISPDQSLQISKFLEVAESLPDSARDCFDGIYRALEIYLESHPTLSTEERTRLCRCLNYEKLTLEACKDLAKNRRIPPGVAVQALASQQSEMQIRSFMAEASQTPRRVARTTATAAEGVSLELLDEEQQLRLNLQRMQCRVKELEKVCKNMKGQMAKMAKGKSTSHGSRGMPRLC
- the LOC135581811 gene encoding BTB/POZ domain-containing protein At3g19850-like isoform X2; the encoded protein is MVKQEKRRSHAKGSGLKMMEFPGGPYGFELVARFCYNNGSIVISPSNICLLHCSAILLEMTEKVSTCNLLRQTEGFLDGLLHWTWNDILTALKSCEVFFSAADSCGLLQKLVSSLVAKMSANSEQPILSATPFPSSSSSSSSPDTYGFRCSSFTKTPEPMKPCSNSDWWFDDLTVFAPNTIEKIMKTLGAYGTDNRNLVLTRFLLHYLKTAVRKPCSSGGSGNLGYCKEEYGGLSDTAVHGVVLMQRTAFSCRGLFWVLRVVSDLGISKECRHKLERPIGLMLDQATLDDLLVSGHDGAAYDVNLVLRLVRTFISTEEDGVAMQRMKKVGRLIDKYLGEISPDQSLQISKFLEVAESLPDSARDCFDGIYRALEIYLESHPTLSTEERTRLCRCLNYEKLTLEACKDLAKNRRIPPGVAVQALASQQSEMQIRSFMAEASQTPRRVARTTATAAEGVSLELLDEEQQLRLNLQRMQCRVKELEKVCKNMKGQMAKMAKGKSTSHGSRGMPRLC